One genomic window of Arachis hypogaea cultivar Tifrunner chromosome 8, arahy.Tifrunner.gnm2.J5K5, whole genome shotgun sequence includes the following:
- the LOC112706273 gene encoding uncharacterized protein: protein MAAETDQGTTLCSHCDRAIPAANIDLHYAHCSRNLEKCKICGDMIPKLHAEDHYLSTHAPVACSMCSETMDRDVLDIHRGENCPQRIVTCDFCEFPLPAIDLAEHQEVCGNRTELCHLCNKYVRLRERYNHDSSCNRIQDSAAGSSRATRPAERDEGAHRRARPPPPQNELSTKRLLFTIAITGIAVILGSMFFQRKTEPSDVH, encoded by the exons ATGGCAGCTGAAACCGATCAAGGCACAACGCTGTGCTCTCACTG CGATCGGGCTATCCCTGCCGCAAATATTGATTTGCATTATGCTCATTGCTCCCGGAATCTTGAAAAATGCAAAATTTGTGGTGACATGATTCCCAAACTACATGCTGAGGATCACTATTTAAGCACCCATGCACCG GTTGCTTGTTCAATGTGCAGTGAGACAATGGATCGTGATGTTTTAGATATCCACAGAGGTGAAAATTGTCCACAAAGGATTGTCACATGTGACTTCTGTGAGTTCCCATTGCCAGCAATTGATTTGGCTGAGCATCAG GAAGTATGTGGGAATCGAACAGAACTTTGTCACCTTTGTAACAAATATGTCAGATTACGGGAAAGGTACAATCATGACAGCAGTTGCAATAGAATCCAAGACAGTGCTGCAGGGTCTTCAAG GGCTACAAGGCCAGCTGAAAGAGATGAGGGTGCTCATAGAAGGGCACGACCACCACCGCCGCAGAATGAACTCTCTACAAAACGTCTTCTTTTCACAATAGCAATCACTGGAATTGCAGTCATACTCGGATCCATGTTTTTCCAGAGGAAAACAGAGCCCAGTGATGTGCATTAA